One genomic region from Pongo abelii isolate AG06213 chromosome 4, NHGRI_mPonAbe1-v2.0_pri, whole genome shotgun sequence encodes:
- the CTXN3 gene encoding cortexin-3, which yields MDGGQPIPSSLVPLGNVSADSSMSLEQKTTFVFVILLFIFLGILIVRCFRILLDPYRSMPTSTWADGLEGLEKGQFDHALA from the coding sequence ATGGATGGAGGACAGCCCATCCCTTCATCCCTAGTGCCGCTTGGGAACGTATCAGCAGATTCTAGCATGTCCCTGGAGCAGAAAACGACATTCGTTTTTgtgattttgttgtttattttcttgggCATTCTCATTGTCCGGTGCTTCCGGATTCTTTTGGATCCATATCGAAGCATGCCAACCTCTACCTGGGCTGATGGACTTGAAGGCCTGGAGAAAGGGCAGTTCGACCATGCCCTTGCTTAG